The following DNA comes from Chryseobacterium gallinarum.
ACTTCAGCATGGTAGAACCATTAGTCTTACTTGAAACGGTGATGTATAGTCTTTTGATAAAGAAGATACTTATGATATCATATTTGATCAGTTTATATTTTGGAAATTCATCGTGAAGGGGTTTATTCAGAAAAGGGATAATATTCCTGTTCTTAAAGTTCAATGCTTCCCCATCGCTGTCGTATTCAAAAATCTGGCGCCCGTTCAGATGAAAAAGAATGAGCATTAAAACGGGAATAATAATTAATAAATAGCTTTCACTTTCCAATACATTAAATCTATATTCGTTAGCCAGAAATCCTAATATTCCCAATACGACCATCATCATCAATACGGTGTTTATAAAATTATAAACTGATGCTTTGTTACGGTTACTTAGTCTCATTTGATTCTTTTGTTTATCAACCGGCTACTTCATCTAAAATTTCCTTTTTATCAATATCCGGATCTTCCACCACCAGATTTTCCAGAATAAAGGTTTGTCTGTCCGGTGTATTTTTACCCATATAGAACTCCAGAAGCTGATCAATAGTCTGATCTTTTCCTATCACTACAGGTTCCAAACGGATATCCTTGCCGATAAAGTGTTTGAATTCATCGGGAGAAATTTCTCCCAGTCCCTTGAACCGGGTAATCTCAGGATTTTTTCCGAGCTCATTCAGGGCTTTTATTCTCTCTGCTTCCGTATAGCAGTATCGTGTTTCTTTTTTATTTCTGACCCTGAAAAGCGGGGTCTGAAGAATATAAAGATGGTTGTTCTTGATCAGGTCAGGAAAAAACTGCAGGAAGAAGGTGATCATCAGCAGGCGGATGTGCATTCCGTCTACATCGGCATCGGTAGCAATAATCACCTGATTGTATCTGAGATCCTCCAGACTTTCTTCGATATTCAGGGCTGCCTGAAGAAGATTAAATTCTTCATTTTCATACACCACTTTTTTGGTAAGCCCATAGCAATTTAGCGGCTTTCCTTTTAGTGAAAATACGGCCTGTGTTTCCACGTCCCTGGATTTTGTAATTGAACCGGATGCAGAATCTCCCTCTGTTATAAATATTTGGGTATCGCCCTTTCTTTCGGCTTTCTGATCGTTATAATGCTGTCTGCAGTCACGCAGTTTTTTATTATGAAGGGATACTTTTTTGGCTCTCTCTCTTGCCAGTTTTTGAATTCCGGATAGTTCCTTTCTTTCTCTTTCCGAGATCAGGATCTTCCTTTGAATGGCTTCTGCAATTTCCGGGTTTTTATGAAGAAAATTATCCAGTTTGCTTTTCAGGAAATCAATAATGAAGGTTCTTACAGTAGGACCATTAGGGCCCATATCGTTGGAACCTAACTTTGTTTTTGTCTGAGATTCAAAAACCGGTTCTTCCACGTTGATGGAAATAGCTGCAATAATAGATTTCCTGATATCGGATGCATCAAAATTTTTATTAAAAAACTCACGGATGGTTTTTACGTAAGCCTCGCGGAAGGCATTAAGGTGAGTTCCCCCCTGAGTGGTATTCTGTCCATTTACAAATGAAAAATAGGTTTCTGTCTGCGATTTATCAGAATGGGTAATGGCCACTTCAATATCGTCATCCTTCAAATGAACGATAGGATAAAGGATATCGCTTTCCAGTTCTTCTTCCAAAAGGTCTTTAAGCCCATTTTCCGAATAATAGGTTTCTCCGTTGAAGAGAATCTTCAATCCCGGATTCAGGTACGCATAATTCCGGAGCATTCTTTCGATATACTCTTTTCTGTATTTAAAGTGCAGGAATATTTCTCCGTCAGGGATGAATGAAATTTCGGTACCGTTTCTGTCCGAGGTATCTTTTTCATCAAAGTTTTCTTTGATAATCCCCCGGGAGAACTCAGCCGCTTTCATTTTTCCGTCACGGAAAGAGCGCACCCGGAAATAATCTGAAAGTGCGTTTACGGCTTTGGTACCGACCCCGTTCAATCCTACGGATTTTTTGAAGGCCTTACTGTCGTATTTACCCCCGGTATTCATTTTGGAAACAGCATCCACTACTTTTCCCAGCGGAATTCCACGTCCAAAATCGCGGATGGTAACTTTACCGTCGTCCAGTTTTATTTCAATTCTTTTACCTGCTTTCATCCTGAACTCATCGATAGAGTTGTCCAGGATTTCTTTAAGCAAAATATAAATCCCGTCATCAGCAGAGGAGCCATCGCCCAGCTTCCCGATGTACATGCCGGGGCGCAGACGGATATGTTCCTGCCAATCCAGGGTTCTGATATTATCTTCGGAATAGGTTGGATTTATTTCTTGTGACATATATGATTTCAGCAAACATACAAAAATACAAAATTATCCGTTTTTTTCAATCCGTTTTTTATTAATATTTATCATAATACTTTGTAATATTATCAGTACAAATTATATATTTACATGACTATATCAATAAAAAGTGAAAAAATCAACCTTATTTATTTCATTTTTATTATTAATTTTTCTCAGTCCGTTCTTTTTCCCACAAATTCCAGGATTGGTTAATTACGGTGAAGAGAGTGGATTGAATAATTCGTATACCTATAATCTGAGCCAGGACCACAATGGCTTTATCTGGGTGGGAAGCGATAACGGATTCTTCAGGTTTGATGGAAAAGAATTTATACAATACAGTAAAAAAAGTGGTTTAAAGAACCTTGAAATCCTATCCTCTCTTCCCCTTGACAATGGTGAAATCTTTATATTTCCTTTTTTAAATGATTTTGCTTATCTGAAAAATGGTCAAATCATAAACTCAGATTCCAATAAAGAGCTCAGAAAAATACATTTTAAGTATAATGCCAACTATTCTTATGATCATCAGTCGATTTATATTTTTACCAGCTATAATCCCGAAAATATTTATGTCTTTAAAAATGAAAAAGTTACAACAATCCCTTTGCATTTCAACACTCGCAATTCTTCAGATATTTATTATGCCCTTACTTTAGACCCTGCGACCCATCTGCTTTATTTATCCAATAAGAATAATAGTAAAGAAAACATTCTGGCTTATGATATTTTTACCGGTAAGAAAACAACGTGCAATATTCCTTTGGGAAAAGAAGTGACACTCTACAGAAAAGACGATTTTTTTATATTTAAAGAGAAAAGAAAAATTATGATCTACCAGCTCTGCAACAAATTTATTTTTAAGAAAATTCAAACTTATTCTGTCAAAGAAAATATTCATCAGGTTATTGTTGATAAAAATTACAGGATATGGCTTTGCATAGAAGAAGGAGGTGCGTTATATTTCAGGGAAACCTTAAAGGATCATAAGAAACTGACCACTCCCATACCATTTCTTTCCGGAAATATCATTAACCATCTTATGGTTGACAGAGATAACAACACCTGGTTTTCTACCAGGAATAATGGTGTTTATTTCATCACAGAGAAGTTTTTGAAGAGCTATGTTCATCTGCCTGTCCGAAATAATTCTGCCTATATTACAGCCATTTCGAAAAATGATAATAACATACTCCTGGGATACAACGAATCTAAAGCCGGTATTTACAATTCCCATGCAATCAGGGATCTTGTATTTGAAGAAAACAGAAAAATTGAACACAAAGCCATTGTTTCAGATAGTAATATGGTCTTCTTCGGTCTCAGCAGAAGTCTTGTACAATACAATATGGCTACAGGGCAAAAGCAGATTTTAGGGGATTTTAACCTTAAAAGTATTGTCCCTTATACCAATAATTCCATTCTCATTTGCTCTTCTGAAGGACTTACCTCCTATCACTATCCCAGCCGTCAATATACTGAAATGATCAGGCAGGAAAGAGTGTATACAGCTTTACCCTATGACAAGGACAGTCTTTTTGCCGGCAGCTTTAAAGACCTGTATAAATTCAATACAAAGACAAAAGAAAAAAAATTGTTCCTGGAAGATTATTATTTTACAGATCTGAAAAAACTAAGCAGTACCGTATATGTAGGTGCTACCAACCGGAATGGAATTATTATTTTCACCAATCATAAAATCCTGCATAAATTAAGCGAAAATACAGGTTTGCCTACCAATCAAATCAAAAAAATAGAAGTTGAAAATGAAAAGGCTTTCTGGGCAAGCACCAATTCGGGACTCAGCAGAGTTGAAATCACAGGATCCCGTTTCAGAATCAATAATTTTACCCAGCCGGACGGACTGCCTTCTAATTTAGTCGCAGGCTGTGTTATAAAGAATGACACCATCTATGTAGGTACTTCTAAAGGACTGGGCATTTTATCTGTTAAAGATCTCCTTATGCAACAAAAGCTGTTTGAGAAAAAAGCCATTATTAATTCTGTGATGATCGGGCATAAAGAGTTTTTCAATGTCAATCAAAAGTTTATCAGCCAGGCTCCCGAAAATGATATCATGTTTAATTTAAGTTTCCCGGATTATGTATCACAGGGGAAAATACGTTATAAATATAAAGTGGAAGGACTGGGTGAAAGCTGGCTGATCAGCAGCTCTCCCAAAATCATTTTAAACTCTGTTCCACCAGGCGAATATATATTAAAAGTTTTCGGATTGGGCTATAATGGTAGGCAGGCAACTATCCCTACAGAAATGTATTTCGAAATCAAACCTCAGTTCTGGCAGACATGGTGGTTCAGAACGTTGCTTATAGTGGGCGGAACTGCTCTCCTTTTCATCCTCATTAACTGGTATTTTCAGAAGAAACGGAACAAAAAGCTGGAAACATTATATTATGAAAAGAAAATTGCAGAACTCGAACTTCAGGCCATTAAAGCCCAGATTAATCCGCACTTTATTTACAACTGCCTGAATTCCATCCAATTCCTGCTGTATAAAAAAGATTATGAAGAGACGGAGAATTACCTTAATATTTTCTCCCAGATGATCAGGAAAACCCTATACTATTCTGAAAAAACATTTATGCCGGTCAAAGAAGAAGTAGAATATCTTTCTTTATACCTGAATATGGAAAAATTACGTTTAAAAGAACAGTTTGAATACACTATAAAAGTCTCGGAGACCGTGAATGAAAACTGGGTCATTCCTTCATTGCTGATACAACCCTTTGTGGAAAATGCCATTAAGCATGGTATTGCCAGCATCACGGACAGAAAAGGAAAAATCGGGATTTTTTTCGATTATATCAATGCTTCGCTTTGTATCACGATTGAAGATAACGGAGTGGGTATAAACAGTGTCAATCAATCCATTACAAAAACCGGTTCATTTGGGGTCAGGTTATCTCAAAAGAGGATTGAAACATTTAAACAACTTTTTGAGACTCATATCACACTGGAGATCAAAAGCTTTCCTGAACAGGAATCTAAACACGGAACTCAAATCAAACTCTATATTACGCCTTATGAAAACTAAAATACAAGCATGCATCATTGATGATGAACAGGACGGAAGAGATTATATTTCGCTTTTGCTACAAAACGAGTTTCCTGAAATCCAGATCAGCTTTCTCGCATCCAGTGTAGAGGAGGCATATATTTATCTCTCCAGGCATTCTCCGGATATCCTTTTTCTGGATGTACAGCTTAAAGACGGAACCGCATTTGATTTACTTTCAAAATTCAGGGAAATCAGATCACAGATTATTTTCATTACAGCATTTGAGAATTTTGCCATTCAGGCTATAAAAAACGGAGCGGCAGATTACCTGCTGAAACCCATCAGGAAAATAGATTTTATTGTTGCAGTACATAAAACACTGGAAAACATTGCCAAAACAAAAACTGCCATAAGTTCTTCTTCCGGAAGAAATAAGATCAGCCTCCCTACCCTGCAAGGATTCAAGCTCACTGATATTGATGATATTATACGCTGTGAAGCTGACAGCAGCTATACCACGTTCTACCTGATTGATAAAACTAAAATCCTGGTCTCCAAAACCCTGCATGAGTTTGAGGAATTCCTGACCGAGCATAATTTTTTCAGAATTCATCATAAGCATCTTATCAATCTTACGCATCTGAAAGAATATATAAAAGGTAAAGGGGGGCAGGTAGTGATGACAGATAATTCTGTACTGGATGTTTCTGTGCGTAAGAAGAATGATTTTTTAACGAGAGTTGAGCAGATGGATTAACGGAAGGCTATAAATTATTAAAAACCGCAGTTTTATTTTCTGATACAATCAAATGGTTTTGAATATTTCATTAAATTCGGCTGTAATAAAATCTATTGTATGATACAACTTCCTTTATCAAAACTTTCCAATGTGGGAACCACGATTTTCAGTCAGATGACACAGCTCGCCAATGAAAATGAAGCCATCAATCTGTCTCAGGGCTTTCCTGATTTCATGCCGGATATGGAATTGCTGAATCATGTAGATCATTTTATCAGGAAAGGATTCAACCAGTATGCTCCTTTGGGAGGTATGATCGGGCTGAAAGAGGAAATTGCCAGAAAAATAGAAAACAGCCATAAGGCAACGTATCATCCGGATTCAGAGATCACAGTGACTGCCGGAGGTACACAGGCTATTTTTACAGCCATTGCAGCATTCATAAAAAAGGACGATGAAGTCATTATCTTCGAGCCTGCCTACGATTGTTATGAGCCTACCGTAG
Coding sequences within:
- a CDS encoding DNA topoisomerase IV subunit B, whose product is MSQEINPTYSEDNIRTLDWQEHIRLRPGMYIGKLGDGSSADDGIYILLKEILDNSIDEFRMKAGKRIEIKLDDGKVTIRDFGRGIPLGKVVDAVSKMNTGGKYDSKAFKKSVGLNGVGTKAVNALSDYFRVRSFRDGKMKAAEFSRGIIKENFDEKDTSDRNGTEISFIPDGEIFLHFKYRKEYIERMLRNYAYLNPGLKILFNGETYYSENGLKDLLEEELESDILYPIVHLKDDDIEVAITHSDKSQTETYFSFVNGQNTTQGGTHLNAFREAYVKTIREFFNKNFDASDIRKSIIAAISINVEEPVFESQTKTKLGSNDMGPNGPTVRTFIIDFLKSKLDNFLHKNPEIAEAIQRKILISERERKELSGIQKLARERAKKVSLHNKKLRDCRQHYNDQKAERKGDTQIFITEGDSASGSITKSRDVETQAVFSLKGKPLNCYGLTKKVVYENEEFNLLQAALNIEESLEDLRYNQVIIATDADVDGMHIRLLMITFFLQFFPDLIKNNHLYILQTPLFRVRNKKETRYCYTEAERIKALNELGKNPEITRFKGLGEISPDEFKHFIGKDIRLEPVVIGKDQTIDQLLEFYMGKNTPDRQTFILENLVVEDPDIDKKEILDEVAG
- a CDS encoding sensor histidine kinase, translating into MKKSTLFISFLLLIFLSPFFFPQIPGLVNYGEESGLNNSYTYNLSQDHNGFIWVGSDNGFFRFDGKEFIQYSKKSGLKNLEILSSLPLDNGEIFIFPFLNDFAYLKNGQIINSDSNKELRKIHFKYNANYSYDHQSIYIFTSYNPENIYVFKNEKVTTIPLHFNTRNSSDIYYALTLDPATHLLYLSNKNNSKENILAYDIFTGKKTTCNIPLGKEVTLYRKDDFFIFKEKRKIMIYQLCNKFIFKKIQTYSVKENIHQVIVDKNYRIWLCIEEGGALYFRETLKDHKKLTTPIPFLSGNIINHLMVDRDNNTWFSTRNNGVYFITEKFLKSYVHLPVRNNSAYITAISKNDNNILLGYNESKAGIYNSHAIRDLVFEENRKIEHKAIVSDSNMVFFGLSRSLVQYNMATGQKQILGDFNLKSIVPYTNNSILICSSEGLTSYHYPSRQYTEMIRQERVYTALPYDKDSLFAGSFKDLYKFNTKTKEKKLFLEDYYFTDLKKLSSTVYVGATNRNGIIIFTNHKILHKLSENTGLPTNQIKKIEVENEKAFWASTNSGLSRVEITGSRFRINNFTQPDGLPSNLVAGCVIKNDTIYVGTSKGLGILSVKDLLMQQKLFEKKAIINSVMIGHKEFFNVNQKFISQAPENDIMFNLSFPDYVSQGKIRYKYKVEGLGESWLISSSPKIILNSVPPGEYILKVFGLGYNGRQATIPTEMYFEIKPQFWQTWWFRTLLIVGGTALLFILINWYFQKKRNKKLETLYYEKKIAELELQAIKAQINPHFIYNCLNSIQFLLYKKDYEETENYLNIFSQMIRKTLYYSEKTFMPVKEEVEYLSLYLNMEKLRLKEQFEYTIKVSETVNENWVIPSLLIQPFVENAIKHGIASITDRKGKIGIFFDYINASLCITIEDNGVGINSVNQSITKTGSFGVRLSQKRIETFKQLFETHITLEIKSFPEQESKHGTQIKLYITPYEN
- a CDS encoding LytR/AlgR family response regulator transcription factor, which gives rise to MKTKIQACIIDDEQDGRDYISLLLQNEFPEIQISFLASSVEEAYIYLSRHSPDILFLDVQLKDGTAFDLLSKFREIRSQIIFITAFENFAIQAIKNGAADYLLKPIRKIDFIVAVHKTLENIAKTKTAISSSSGRNKISLPTLQGFKLTDIDDIIRCEADSSYTTFYLIDKTKILVSKTLHEFEEFLTEHNFFRIHHKHLINLTHLKEYIKGKGGQVVMTDNSVLDVSVRKKNDFLTRVEQMD